The Rhodothermales bacterium genomic interval GCTCGTAGCCATCGCGTTCGTGGTCCATCTGGTGAAGCGTTTTGCCAAGCGATACTTCCACGATCCGGAGCGCGTATATCGCGCTGGACGCTCCACCCGACGCTTCGGCCTCTTCCTTGGATTCCTGGGCATTGTGATCATCTGGTCACCCGGGTTCGGTGACCTCTGGACCCTGCTGACCGTGATCGGCGCGGGTATGATGATCGCCATGCGCGAGGTCCTGCTGGCCGTAGCCGGATGGCTGCGCATCACCCTGTTGAACACCTACAAGGACGGCGACCGGATTGAAGTGAACGGCGTGCAGGGCGACGTGATTGACGTCCGAGTGCTGCGTACGACCCTCATGGAAATCGGGGGATGGGCCGATGGCGATCAGAGCACGGGACGCATTGTGCACATCCCGAACGGATGGATCTATGAACACGCGGTCTACAATTACACCCGTTCCTTCCGGTTCATCTGGAATGAGTTGTCGCTGACGGTCACGTTCCGCAGCGACTGGCGTGCGGCGCGTGAAATCATCCTGCGGCATGCCGAAGAGTCGGCGGCCATCGTGGAACAACAGGCCCGCCAGGAAATCCACGAAATGTCGCGTGAGTTCCTCATCCACTATTCCATCCTCACCCCGTTCGTCTACGTGAAAATCACGGAGAACGGGGTGAAATTGACGCTCCGCTACCTGTGCGAGGCCCGGAAACGACGCGGCTCCGAACATGCCC includes:
- a CDS encoding mechanosensitive ion channel family protein is translated as MEDILQNELAVKALTTLAVLVAIAFVVHLVKRFAKRYFHDPERVYRAGRSTRRFGLFLGFLGIVIIWSPGFGDLWTLLTVIGAGMMIAMREVLLAVAGWLRITLLNTYKDGDRIEVNGVQGDVIDVRVLRTTLMEIGGWADGDQSTGRIVHIPNGWIYEHAVYNYTRSFRFIWNELSLTVTFRSDWRAAREIILRHAEESAAIVEQQARQEIHEMSREFLIHYSILTPFVYVKITENGVKLTLRYLCEARKRRGSEHALTVVILDDFKDHGGIELAHNMLGMVPPDTVQFGQVPPRKHPEN